One genomic segment of Hordeum vulgare subsp. vulgare chromosome 2H, MorexV3_pseudomolecules_assembly, whole genome shotgun sequence includes these proteins:
- the LOC123427851 gene encoding probable E3 ubiquitin-protein ligase ATL44 gives MTTQLQQRTPMVARRLLQAAAEGVSTPGARIIADDRDIVIILAALLCALITVLGIGLVARWCACGGADARARAAANRGVRKSVLRAIPTVAYVSADAGAGSGKGKEEAAAAPECAICLAEFEDGEAMRVLPQCGHAFHAACIDKWLRGHSSCPSCRRILAVQLPSGQRCQRCGARPDPAAATWKPPAHYGEMPPFLP, from the coding sequence ATGACGACGCAGCTGCAGCAGCGGACGCCCATGGTGGCCAGGAGGCTCctgcaggcggcggcggagggcgtGTCCACGCCGGGCGCCCGGATCATCGCCGACGACCGggacatcgtcatcatcctcgCCGCGCTGCTCTGCGCGCTCATCACCGTCCTCGGCATCGGCCTCGTCGCGCGCTGGTGCGCGTGCGGCGGCGCCGACGCCAGGGCGCGCGCCGCCGCCAACCGGGGCGTCAGGAAGTCGGTGCTCCGCGCCATCCCCACCGTCGCCTACGTCTCCGCCGACGCCGGGGCCGGCAGCGGCAAGGGTAAGGAGGAGGCCGCCGCGGCGCCCGAGTGCGCCATCTGCCTCGCCGAGTTCGAGGACGGCGAGGCCATGCGCGTGCTGCCCCAGTGCGGCCACGCCTTCCACGCCGCCTGCATCGACAAGTGGCTGCGCGGCCACTCCTCCTGCCCCTCCTGCCGCCGGATCCTCGCCGTCCAGCTGCCTTCCGGACAGCGCTGCCAGCGCTGCGGCGCGCGGCCCGACCCCGCCGCCGCGACCTGGAAGCCGCCGGCCCACTACGGCGAGATGCCGCCCTTCTTGCCGTAG